A region of Leishmania mexicana MHOM/GT/2001/U1103 complete genome, chromosome 8 DNA encodes the following proteins:
- a CDS encoding putative ribosomal protein L1a — MSARPSVSVYSASSDSVVGTCPLPAVFTAPIRNDIVQFVHTNMAKNSRQAYAVNRLSGMNHSAHSWGTGRAVARIPRISGGGTSTSGAGAFGNMCRGGRMFAPTKIFRRWHRKINLHQKRFAVVSALAASSVPSLVMSRGHKISNVPEVPLVVEDSIQGYEKTKEAMAFLKAIAAIDDVNRVNDSREIRAGRGKMRNRRYVARRGPMLVMPNNKGTRAFRNIFGLDLANVSALNLLHLAPGGHVGRFVIWTKSAFEQLDSIFGTFTEASAVKKGFTLPAPMLTNTDVTRIMQSEEVRRVLKPKKLQPKKASRYQKPTNGIKNRRLRLRLNPYVKRETAAAKGMRNVANRDARRKAKMARVTKAKKSATKSAKL; from the coding sequence ATGTCTGCCCGCCCGTCTGTGAGCGTGTACTCGGCGTCGTCCGACTCCGTTGTCGGGACGTGCCCGCTGCCGGCCGTGTTCACTGCCCCGATCCGCAACGACATCGTGCAGTTCGTGCACACGAACATGGCGAAGAACTCGCGCCAGGCGTACGCGGTGAACCGCCTGTCCGGCATGAACCACTCGGCGCACTCGTGGGGCACCggccgcgccgtggcgcgTATTCCGcgcatcagcggcggcggcacgagCACGTCCGGTGCCGGTGCGTTCGGCAACATGTGCCGTGGTGGTCGCATGTTCGCGCCGACGAAGATCTTCCGCCGCTGGCACCGCAAGATCAACCTGCATCAGAAGCGCTTCGCTGTGGTGTCTGCGCTCGCCGCGTCGTCTGTGCCGTCGCTGGTGATGTCGCGCGGCCACAAGATCAGCAACGTGCCGGAggtgccgctggtggtggaggaCTCGATCCAGGGCTACGAGAAGACGAAGGAGGCCATGGCGTTCCTGAAGGCGATCGCTGCGATCGACGACGTGAACCGCGTGAACGACTCGCGCGAGATCCGTGCTGGCCGCGGCAAGATGCGCAACCGCCGCTACGTGGCGCGCCGCGGTCCGATGCTGGTGATGCCGAACAACAAGGGCACGCGTGCGTTCCGCAACATCTTCGGGCTGGACCTGGCGAACGTGAGCGCGCTGAACCTGCTGCACCTGGCGCCCGGCGGCCACGTTGGCCGCTTCGTGATCTGGACGAAGTCGGCGTTCGAGCAGCTGGACAGCATCTTCGGCACGTTCACGGAGGCGTCCGCTGTGAAGAAGGGCTtcacgctgccggcgccgatgcTGACGAACACGGACGTGACGCGCATCATGCagtcggaggaggtgcgccgcgtgcTGAAGCCGAAGAAGCTGCAGCCGAAGAAGGCGAGCCGCTACCAGAAGCCGACGAACGGCATCAAGaaccgccgcctgcgcctgcgcctgaACCCGTACGTGAAGCGCGAgacggctgctgcgaagGGCATGCGCAACGTTGCCAACCGCGATGCGCGCCGCAAGGCGAAGATGGCGCGCGTGACGAAGGCGAAGAAGTCGGCGACCAAGTCGGCGAAGCTGtaa
- a CDS encoding putative ribosomal protein L1a, which produces MCVCVGRCAHASYAWPLLSVSLPPCALHVVHTLPSRLHTSFASLSFPRDCRTATSPPALSTMSARPSVSVYSASSDSVVGTCPLPAVFTAPIRNDIVQFVHTNMAKNSRQAYAVNRLSGMNHSAHSWGTGRAVARIPRISGGGTSTSGAGAFGNMCRGGRMFAPTKIFRRWHRKINLHQKRFAVVSALAASSVPSLVMSRGHKISNVPEVPLVVEDSIQGYEKTKEAMAFLKAIAAIDDVNRVNDSREIRAGRGKMRNRRYVARRGPMLVMPNNKGTRAFRNIFGLDLANVSALNLLHLAPGGHVGRFVIWTKSAFEQLDSIFGTFTEASAVKKGFTLPAPMLTNTDVTRIMQSEEVRRVLKPKKLQPKKASRYQKPTNGIKNRRLRLRLNPYVKRETAAAKGMRNVANRDARRKAKMARVTKAKKSATKSAKL; this is translated from the coding sequence atgtgtgtgtgtgtaggaaGGTGTGCGCATGCTTCGTATGCATggcccctcctctctgtctccctccccccatgcGCCCTGCATGTCGTCCATACTCTTCCCTCTCGCCTTCATacctccttcgcctccctctcttttccgcGCGACTGCAGAACAGCTACGTCACCCCCAGCTCTCTCCACAATGTCTGCCCGCCCGTCTGTGAGCGTGTACTCGGCGTCGTCCGACTCCGTTGTCGGGACGTGCCCGCTGCCGGCCGTGTTCACTGCCCCGATCCGCAACGACATCGTGCAGTTCGTGCACACGAACATGGCGAAGAACTCGCGCCAGGCGTACGCGGTGAACCGCCTGTCCGGCATGAACCACTCGGCGCACTCGTGGGGCACCggccgcgccgtggcgcgTATTCCGcgcatcagcggcggcggcacgagCACGTCCGGTGCCGGTGCGTTCGGCAACATGTGCCGTGGTGGTCGCATGTTCGCGCCGACGAAGATCTTCCGCCGCTGGCACCGCAAGATCAACCTGCATCAGAAGCGCTTCGCTGTGGTGTCTGCGCTCGCCGCGTCGTCTGTGCCGTCGCTGGTGATGTCGCGCGGCCACAAGATCAGCAACGTGCCGGAggtgccgctggtggtggaggaCTCGATCCAGGGCTACGAGAAGACGAAGGAGGCCATGGCGTTCCTGAAGGCGATCGCTGCGATCGACGACGTGAACCGCGTGAACGACTCGCGCGAGATCCGTGCTGGCCGCGGCAAGATGCGCAACCGCCGCTACGTGGCGCGCCGCGGTCCGATGCTGGTGATGCCGAACAACAAGGGCACGCGTGCGTTCCGCAACATCTTCGGGCTGGACCTGGCGAACGTGAGCGCGCTGAACCTGCTGCACCTGGCGCCCGGCGGCCACGTTGGCCGCTTCGTGATCTGGACGAAGTCGGCGTTCGAGCAGCTGGACAGCATCTTCGGCACGTTCACGGAGGCGTCCGCTGTGAAGAAGGGCTtcacgctgccggcgccgatgcTGACGAACACGGACGTGACGCGCATCATGCagtcggaggaggtgcgccgcgtgcTGAAGCCGAAGAAGCTGCAGCCGAAGAAGGCGAGCCGCTACCAGAAGCCGACGAACGGCATCAAGaaccgccgcctgcgcctgcgcctgaACCCGTACGTGAAGCGCGAgacggctgctgcgaagGGCATGCGCAACGTTGCCAACCGCGATGCGCGCCGCAAGGCGAAGATGGCGCGCGTGACGAAGGCGAAGAAGTCGGCGACCAAGTCGGCGAAGCTGtaa